The window CGGCGCTGCCGGTGACGGCATCACCGACAACACCCAGGCCTTTCAAAAGGCGTTGAACCGGGCTGCCGAAAAAGGCGGCGTTGTGCACGTACCGGCGGGGCAATACCGTTTCGACGGCGTCCTCACCATCCCACGCAGTGTCGGATTGCAGGGCGTCGCCATCGGCCCTCACAGCCTATTCTACGACCGCGGTACAGTCTTGATGCCCTACGCGGGCCGCGACGACGAGACTTCTCCCCCGTTTATCACCATGGAATCCAGCAGCATCCTCCGCGGACTGGGCATCGTCTATCCGGAGCAGCTGCCGCACGACATCCACCCCTATCCGTATTGCATCCAAACCACCGGCCGCATGGCCGGCATCATCGACGTCACCATCGCCAACGCCTATAACGGCATCGATTGCGGTTCGGCTAATAACGAATCGCATAATCTGCGCGACATCAATATCTGCGCCCTGCGCCGCGGTATCTACGTTGACCGCACCACCGATATCGGCCGCATCGAAAATGTGCACCTGCATTCGGTCGCCTGGTGGGACCTGCACTATCCCGAACGTCGGGAAGAAGAGATCATGGCGATCAACGACTATACCCTCGAGCATCTGGAGGGCTTTATCATCGGCCGCTGCGACTGGGAGTACATGGTCAACTGTTTTGTCATCTGGGCCAAGGTCGGATTCCGCTTCATCGAAACCCCTGGCGATCCATCCGGCCATGATCCGCAGGCCAATATCCTCATCACCCAGAGCGGTTCGGACATCGGGCCGTTGGCGGTGCTGGTGGAAAAATGCCAGTACCACGTCGGCATCGCTTTCGAGAACTGCCAGTTCTTCGACGGCGTCCTCATCGAGGAAGCAAATCAGGGCCCGGTAAAATTCACCAATTGTGTGTTCGTCGGTTGGACCGAGTTCCTCAACGGCACCCATCTTGTCAACAAAGGCAGGGGGACGGTCTATCTGACCGCCTGCCATTTCAACGCCAAGAATTGGATCGAATGCAAATGGGAACCGGACATCCCGTTCATCGAGATGCTCAACGGCACCTTGCAGATGATGAACTGCCGCTTTATGGATAACGGCAACACGCCTGATGCGCACATCTCTCTGGGAAAAGACGTGTGTTCGGCGGTGATCATCGGCAACAGCGTCGAAGGCGGCAAATTAAAAATAACCAATAAGTCCAAAGGGGCGGTCAAAATTTTGGGGAATGTGCGGGGATGAAGAGGGTAAAGGTGCTGGGGATGATCGGGATTGGCTGTGAATTAAGAGAAGGGAAAGTGAGATGAAAATAAGTAAAGGCATCGCGACAATGTGGACGCTGATGATCGCGGCGATGGTCTCTTACAGCCAGAACGTAACAACGGTCACCATCGACAATCTGGAATGGATGGCCGTAAATCTGGATGTAAGCGTTTTTCGCAACGGTGACGCCATTCCCCAAGCCGTGACTTCCGCCGAATGGCAGGAAGCGGGCCAAAACGGCGAACCGGCATGGTGCTACTATGAAAATGACGCGACCAACGGCAAATCCTACGGCAAGCTCTACAACTGGTTTGCGGTGCACGATCCCCGCAGCCTGGCGCCGGAGGGCTGGCATGTGGCGAGCTTTGCAGAGTGGAAAAGTCTGCTCGCACATTACGGCAGTGACGACCATGCCGGCGGACCGCTGAAAGAAAAGGGCACGAAACATTGGAAGAGTCCAAACACCGGCGCCGCTGATAGAGACGGCTTTCGCGCCCTGCCCGGCGGCTATCGCGACGGCAAGGGTCTTTTCACCCGGTTGGGATATTATGCCACGTTCTGGACTTCGACGGCCTGCGGTCGCCACAACGCCTGGGGTCGGCATATGAGCCGTGGCGACGCCAAGGTCTATCATGATTGCATCGGCAAAGAAATGGGATTCTCCGTGCGTTGCGTCAGGGATCGTGCCGGGCAGGGCGCGGCCGAGTCGGAAGGTGCACCATGAGCAGATCCTGCCTGAACGTTTTGTTCAATCCCCGGCTATTGCATGCCGCCGCCGGGAATCTCACCGCTCGTGATTTCGGCGCTGTCGGCGACGACATCACCGACCACACCCGCACCTTTCAACTAAAAAAGATTGGAGGAAGAGATGAAAAATGCTATCTGGTCGATCGTCATAGCCGTTTTATCGTCTTCCTTTTCCTATGCTCAAGATTTTTGGCAACAAACGAACGGACCCACGATCGGCTATATAAAGTCTCTGGCTGCAAACAGCGCCGGTCATATTTTCGCCGCTACAGGAGCCGGCGTTTTCCGCACTGTGGATAACGGCGATAGTTGGACCTCCATCAATACCGGCATCACGCGTCTCGAGATTACCTCCCTGGCCATTGACTCCAACGGCCATCTTTTTGCCGGCACAGATGATGGCGGAGTGTTCGCCTCAACCGACAACGGAGATCATTGGACCTCCATCGGCCTGAAAAATATTTGGGTTATTTCCCTGGCCATCAATTCCTTGGGACATATTTTTGCCGGGACGCAGAGCAGTGGCGTTTATCGCTCCATCGATAACGGGGAAACCTGGAAAGCGGTCGGTCTGACCTATTACGGGGTCATGTCTCTGGCCATCCATTCCAACGGCCATCTTTTTGCCGGAACTAATGGCAATGGTGTTTTCCGCTCAACCGATAACGGGGATGGATGGACACCCATCAACACAGGTCTGACCGATGCTTCCATCTGGTGTCTGGTCATCCATTCCGGCGGCTCTCTATTTGCCGGGACCTACGATGGCGGCGTTTTCCGTTCGATCGATAACGGAGGCCTTTGGACTCCCATCAACATCGGCATGACCACCAAGTGGGTTCTGTCTCTTGCGATCAATTCCACTGGCCATGTTTTTGCCGGGACCTATGATGATGGCGTATTCCGCTCTACCGATAACGGCGACCATTGGACGCCCATCAACGAGGGGCTGACGAGCTCTCACATCTGGTCTCTGGCGATAAATTCCGGCGGCTATCTTTTTGCCGGAACCGGCGGCGGCGGAGTGTATCGGAGCATGCAGTCGACGACGGCTGCCAGAGAAATCAACAAACAGAGGCCTTTCTCCTATGCGTTAATGCAGAATTATCCCAATCCCTTTGGGCCATTAACCACAATCAGATATACATTGCCCAACACAGAGCATGTCACTTTAACAATATATAACCTCTCAGGCCAGACGATAGAAACACTGGTCAGTGAACACCAGGGCGCTGGCAACCATCACGCAAGATGGACGAGAGAAGGGTATCCCAGCGGCGTATATTTTTACAAACTGCAGGCAGGCGCCTTTTCAGAAACAAAGAAATTGACCGTGCAATAAATCGCAAGATATTGCTATTTAAAAGCATGTCTGCGCCCTGACGGCCAGGCTATGGCCTCATCAGCGCGTTGGCAGGCCTCCATCAAGTCATTTTATGATTTGAAAACCAAGTGCTTTGCAACCTGGAGGCGGGTCATCATAAACGTTGGCGTATCCATGAAAGCAGGCGAATCCATACCAACACACAGGAGACAGCACCATGCCGAAGCATCATGTTTTCGCTATGAAATTTGCCAAAGTCTATCCGCTGTACATTGCCAAAGCGGAACGCAAGAATCGCACGAAAGAAGAGGTGGATCAGATCATTCGCTGGTTGACGGGCTATGATCAGGCCGGAATCCAACAGCACATCGAGCAGGAAAACGATATCGCAACATTCTTTGCTCAAGCGCCGGCCATGAATCCGAAGCGTTCGCTCATCACGGGCGTCGTGTGCGGCGTTCGAGTAGAAGAAATAAAAGATCCGCTGATGCAAAAAATTCGCCAGTTGGACAAGCTGATCGATGAGCTGGCGAAAGGAAAGTCCTTGGAAAAAATTCTCCGTCTCTGATCGGGTTGAGCATAAAGAACAACAGCGGTCCTAGGAGGAGGGTGCGTGTGCACAACGCGGCCACGGCGTTTACATGCTGTTTCATCGGCTTGCCGGCTACCGATGGCAGCGGATGGTCCGCTGCACGGCTCAGCGCTTAATCCGGTCGGCAACGCGAGGCGTCTGTGACAAACCAATCCAACCCGCCACAAACCAGATCCCGTTGGCTGATCGTCGGCCGGCTGCTCATCGCAGTGGTGTTTTTTGTTGGGGCTTGCTACAATTTTCTTGTCACCCTGCGCGCGCCCGTCCTCGAGCTTGGCCGGCTCATCGATTTGTCCCTGCTGGCGTTCATTCGCGAACTTGTGCGCAGCATAGTCTTGCCGCACGCCACCCTCTTTGTGATCGGCATTCTGCTCTTTGAAGTATCGAGCGCAGTTTCGGTCCTTCTTCGGGTGGCGGTCCGACGGCGCGCCTACGCCGCGTCGCTTGCATTTTTCCTGGCGTTGGCGCCGCTCATCGGATGGTATGCTGTATCAAATCTGATCTGGGTCCTGCCTGCACTCATGCTGCTCCACTATGACAGACCAGACACGAGCACGCGTACTGCCTGACCAAGCGGCACAACCGATTTGTCTCACTATCTTGTCATTCTGAGCCCGCAATCCTTTGTTCTGAAAAGCTTAGGCCGCAGCGAAGGGCGAGGAATCTATCGACGAACAGTTCTTACTCCTTTCACAGGATCGGTTCGCTGAAAGACTCTGGGCTGGAAGACTGATTCTGTAAAACCGGCCAGGCGGGTGATGCGCAAGGGAAACGCCACTCAAAACAGGTAAATGAAAGGGCCGTGCTATGAACGCACCGCAGGATCGTGCAGGCGCCCTTCGCCGCTATCAGGAGGGTTCGCAACACCTCGAACAGATTGTACTGGGTTTATCGGAAGCTGACCTGAACGCCAAGCCTTCCCGGGGCGGGTGGACCATTCGGCAGATCGTCCATCATATTGAGCGGATTCGTGCCATTCTGCGCGAACAGGGCAACGCCTAACCAAGCCGTTGCTGTCAGCGGCGTAAAATGGATTGGTCTGCGCCGGCAAGAGTGTGC of the bacterium genome contains:
- a CDS encoding T9SS type A sorting domain-containing protein, which translates into the protein MKNAIWSIVIAVLSSSFSYAQDFWQQTNGPTIGYIKSLAANSAGHIFAATGAGVFRTVDNGDSWTSINTGITRLEITSLAIDSNGHLFAGTDDGGVFASTDNGDHWTSIGLKNIWVISLAINSLGHIFAGTQSSGVYRSIDNGETWKAVGLTYYGVMSLAIHSNGHLFAGTNGNGVFRSTDNGDGWTPINTGLTDASIWCLVIHSGGSLFAGTYDGGVFRSIDNGGLWTPINIGMTTKWVLSLAINSTGHVFAGTYDDGVFRSTDNGDHWTPINEGLTSSHIWSLAINSGGYLFAGTGGGGVYRSMQSTTAAREINKQRPFSYALMQNYPNPFGPLTTIRYTLPNTEHVTLTIYNLSGQTIETLVSEHQGAGNHHARWTREGYPSGVYFYKLQAGAFSETKKLTVQ
- a CDS encoding DUF2200 domain-containing protein, translated to MPKHHVFAMKFAKVYPLYIAKAERKNRTKEEVDQIIRWLTGYDQAGIQQHIEQENDIATFFAQAPAMNPKRSLITGVVCGVRVEEIKDPLMQKIRQLDKLIDELAKGKSLEKILRL